The following proteins come from a genomic window of Candidatus Saccharibacteria bacterium oral taxon 488:
- a CDS encoding ABC transporter ATP-binding protein, with product MAREILTIEHLSKTYGSGDSATRALKDVSFSIRHGDFLMITGRNGSGKSTFMHQVAMLDRPDSGTIWFDSRGDETPAIEITQLPEKQRIELRLRQVGYIFQEYALIRELTALENVMLPRLMWCSAKIAKQKALQELDRVGLKDRARHLPSQLSGGEQQRVAIARALVNEPHIIFADEPTANLDTVASKNVMETLKEINASGITLVMISHEADELAYAKRQIVFENGKLKGERKPSAGRLL from the coding sequence CGCTCAAGGACGTCAGTTTTTCGATTCGTCACGGCGATTTTCTAATGATCACAGGGCGCAACGGTTCGGGCAAATCGACCTTTATGCATCAGGTGGCGATGTTGGACCGCCCTGATAGCGGCACGATTTGGTTTGATAGTAGGGGTGATGAGACACCAGCGATAGAGATCACTCAGCTGCCAGAAAAACAGCGAATTGAACTGCGCCTGCGCCAAGTTGGCTATATTTTTCAAGAGTACGCCCTGATTCGTGAACTCACCGCCCTAGAAAACGTCATGTTGCCGCGGCTGATGTGGTGCTCGGCGAAGATTGCTAAGCAAAAAGCTCTGCAAGAACTGGATCGTGTTGGCCTGAAGGACAGAGCGCGCCACCTACCATCGCAATTATCTGGCGGCGAACAGCAGCGCGTGGCGATTGCCCGGGCGCTGGTCAATGAGCCGCACATTATCTTTGCCGACGAGCCGACGGCTAACCTAGATACGGTTGCTTCAAAAAATGTCATGGAAACGTTGAAGGAAATTAACGCCAGCGGCATAACCTTGGTGATGATCTCGCATGAAGCTGATGAACTAGCCTATGCCAAGCGGCAAATCGTGTTTGAAAACGGCAAACTAAAAGGCGAGCGCAAACCTTCAGCCGGGAGGCTACTATGA
- a CDS encoding PAS domain-containing protein, whose translation MKWAGDISQVGELSRFWLRRLCEAALFVGLVIVLLYAWARFIPTGYRLPIGEAITDLAAAISALVSLAALILCLWLPRRAITAVSIAVYGLIILAVGSLVATSGFLASPFAAAWLSAAVFAGFFGWPVVLGTSLLVVTAITTAAITQHASLIATIGALFFGLAPLALGFIIWRHQPRVSKLGDISELRTKLSTAEGTSDIVINTIDDGVLAISREGNIELINPSAQRIIGWNQGDALGLKWQSVIQLVTADGKDVTVTENPVMQSLINNRPAHSDKLLLRTASDKQILVSIVASPVGKDNEGIIVVFRDITKEKAEERQQAEFISTASHEMRTPVASIEGYLGLALNPATAHIDDKARDFITKAHASAQHLGRLFQDLLDISRAEDGRLKNEPQIINITTFVGEIFEGLAPRAAEKGLVCTFRPDAAATVQPAYYANVDADHLREVVSNLIENAIKYTPDGEVVVDITGDDKTITISVQDSGIGIPAEDVPHLFQKFYRVDNSDTREIGGTGLGLYLSRRLTEAMSGRLFVISEYRKGSTFFLEIPRTRTDEAMRQLPTTPAPAAPPLTAEPPTAVAVQPTVPINATQPDAADTVLTKPATPPVPPPNFSPLPLMFTPPPEPTTPAPAMLSTPPDPIHEPLATPTPPEPTATPTPSAPLAAPEPDAAQQKP comes from the coding sequence ATGAAGTGGGCGGGGGATATTTCACAAGTCGGCGAATTGTCACGATTTTGGCTGCGGCGACTATGCGAGGCGGCCTTGTTCGTCGGGCTGGTCATCGTCCTCCTCTACGCTTGGGCGCGCTTTATCCCGACCGGCTACCGGCTACCCATCGGCGAAGCCATCACCGACCTCGCCGCCGCCATCAGCGCCCTCGTCAGCCTCGCCGCCCTCATCCTCTGTCTGTGGCTACCGCGCCGAGCCATCACCGCCGTATCCATCGCCGTCTATGGCCTGATCATCCTTGCCGTCGGCTCGCTCGTTGCCACCAGCGGCTTTCTAGCCTCGCCATTCGCCGCCGCTTGGCTCAGCGCTGCGGTATTCGCCGGCTTCTTTGGCTGGCCCGTCGTCCTCGGCACCAGCCTCCTCGTCGTCACCGCCATCACCACTGCCGCCATCACCCAGCACGCCAGCCTCATCGCCACGATTGGCGCCCTATTTTTTGGCCTGGCGCCACTAGCTCTTGGCTTTATCATCTGGCGCCATCAGCCGCGCGTCAGCAAGCTCGGCGACATCTCTGAACTTCGCACCAAGCTATCCACCGCCGAGGGCACCTCTGACATTGTCATCAATACTATCGACGACGGCGTGCTAGCCATCTCGCGCGAGGGCAATATCGAGCTGATCAACCCTTCGGCCCAACGGATCATCGGCTGGAACCAAGGCGACGCCCTCGGCCTCAAATGGCAAAGCGTCATCCAACTAGTCACCGCCGATGGCAAAGACGTCACCGTTACCGAAAACCCGGTCATGCAGTCACTGATCAATAATCGGCCGGCACACTCCGACAAATTACTCCTCCGCACTGCCTCGGACAAGCAAATTCTCGTCTCCATCGTCGCCTCACCGGTCGGCAAGGACAACGAAGGTATCATCGTCGTCTTTCGCGACATCACCAAAGAAAAAGCCGAGGAGCGCCAGCAAGCCGAATTCATTTCTACCGCCAGCCACGAAATGCGCACCCCCGTTGCCTCCATCGAGGGTTATCTCGGCCTGGCCCTCAATCCAGCCACCGCCCACATCGACGACAAGGCGCGCGATTTCATCACCAAGGCCCACGCCTCAGCCCAGCACCTCGGCCGACTGTTCCAGGACCTGCTCGACATCAGCCGCGCCGAAGACGGCCGCCTCAAGAACGAGCCACAGATTATCAATATCACTACTTTCGTTGGCGAGATTTTTGAGGGCCTGGCGCCACGCGCCGCCGAAAAGGGCCTCGTCTGCACCTTCCGTCCAGACGCCGCCGCCACTGTCCAGCCAGCATACTACGCCAACGTCGATGCCGATCACCTCCGCGAAGTTGTTTCTAACTTGATCGAAAATGCCATCAAGTACACGCCCGACGGGGAAGTAGTCGTAGACATCACTGGCGATGACAAAACGATCACCATCAGCGTCCAAGACAGCGGTATCGGCATCCCCGCCGAAGATGTGCCACACCTCTTTCAAAAGTTCTACCGCGTCGATAATTCCGACACCCGCGAGATCGGCGGCACCGGCCTCGGCCTGTATCTCAGCCGCCGCCTGACCGAGGCAATGTCCGGCCGCCTATTCGTCATCAGCGAATACCGCAAGGGCAGCACTTTCTTTCTCGAGATTCCTCGCACTCGAACCGACGAGGCCATGCGCCAATTACCAACCACCCCCGCGCCTGCTGCTCCACCACTGACCGCCGAACCGCCAACCGCTGTCGCCGTCCAGCCAACCGTCCCGATCAACGCCACCCAACCGGACGCCGCTGATACCGTCCTGACTAAGCCAGCCACGCCGCCGGTGCCGCCGCCGAATTTTAGCCCGCTGCCGCTGATGTTCACGCCACCACCTGAACCAACCACTCCCGCGCCCGCCATGCTATCCACACCGCCCGATCCAATCCACGAGCCTCTTGCCACACCCACACCCCCTGAGCCAACCGCTACACCCAC
- a CDS encoding ABC transporter permease — protein MSQSRKTQETQTSRQPKNNLWREFLLGWRLMRQYIVRGRKWTLGLTTLLVAVAFINLAFISSLLAGVTSAIESQIKNLMVGEAYIDVKKPGEYITNVDDKLAEIKRIDGVTAADKILAVPAVLGYNDDKQVQARINVVNPRDFRQTLEVANRVSDGTFLASDDEIVLGSRLLERGSLEGVKVGDRVTININGKKVNVKVGGITSTKFYNADIQAYISRGLWRKLTSGIPSRLAAGENDASMIVVRTSRGKEASVQRALTDLNYPGLRVHDWRDGATVMDTITGSFQSLNAIMLIVGIIIAAVTIFIVIYVDIINKRRQIGIQRAIGIKPRVIVFSYVLLALFYAVCGIAVGLAIFLGGLVPYVVAHPFSLPIADVTLNISWWELLFRAEVVLVVAIISGAIPAIMASRMKMLEAILGKG, from the coding sequence ATGAGCCAGTCCCGCAAAACGCAGGAAACGCAAACGTCGCGCCAGCCCAAGAACAATCTGTGGCGCGAGTTCTTGCTAGGCTGGCGATTGATGCGGCAGTACATCGTGCGCGGCCGTAAGTGGACGCTGGGCCTGACGACGCTGCTAGTGGCGGTGGCGTTCATTAATCTAGCCTTCATATCGTCGCTGCTAGCTGGCGTCACCTCGGCGATTGAATCGCAGATCAAGAATCTGATGGTCGGCGAAGCCTATATCGATGTCAAAAAGCCCGGCGAGTACATCACCAATGTCGATGACAAGCTGGCCGAGATCAAACGCATCGACGGCGTGACGGCGGCTGACAAAATCCTGGCTGTGCCGGCGGTATTAGGATATAACGATGACAAGCAAGTACAGGCTCGGATCAATGTCGTTAATCCGCGAGACTTTCGCCAAACCCTGGAGGTCGCTAACCGCGTGTCGGATGGAACGTTTTTGGCGAGCGATGACGAGATTGTGCTGGGTAGCCGGCTGCTCGAGAGAGGTTCGCTTGAGGGGGTTAAAGTTGGCGATCGGGTAACGATAAATATTAACGGTAAAAAGGTCAACGTTAAGGTCGGCGGTATTACCTCGACGAAGTTCTATAATGCAGATATTCAGGCGTACATCTCGCGCGGTTTATGGCGCAAGCTCACCAGCGGCATACCGAGCCGTTTGGCAGCTGGCGAGAACGATGCCAGCATGATCGTCGTGCGCACCAGCCGCGGCAAGGAGGCGTCGGTGCAACGAGCGCTTACTGACCTGAACTATCCGGGCCTGCGCGTTCACGATTGGCGCGACGGAGCGACGGTTATGGATACGATTACCGGCAGCTTTCAGTCGCTCAACGCTATTATGCTGATAGTCGGCATTATCATTGCGGCGGTGACGATCTTCATCGTGATTTACGTTGACATCATCAACAAGCGGCGGCAAATCGGCATTCAGCGGGCGATTGGCATCAAGCCGCGAGTGATCGTCTTTAGCTATGTCCTACTAGCGCTATTTTATGCGGTGTGCGGTATAGCGGTCGGCTTGGCAATTTTCCTCGGTGGACTAGTGCCATATGTGGTGGCACATCCATTCAGTCTGCCAATTGCTGACGTGACGCTCAACATATCGTGGTGGGAATTGCTATTCCGTGCTGAGGTTGTGCTGGTAGTCGCCATCATCAGCGGTGCCATCCCCGCCATCATGGCCTCGCGGATGAAAATGCTCGAGGCGATTTTGGGGAAGGGCTGA